CCAGATGGCGGATTTATTTATTCGGCTCAAGTCTAGCCATACGAATCGGATTGTGCTGGTGAGTGATGCACTGGCTCCATTGGGGCTGCCGGATGGTGATTATCCCTGGGATAACCGCCAGATTAGCTTGAATGAGGGGATCGCTAGGCTAGGTGATGGCACTTTGGCTGGCACTGCTTTACCACTTTTTGCTGGGGTCAAAAATTTAGTTAGCTGGTTGGTTTGCGCCCCCACAAAGGCGATCGCCATGGCCACGGAAACACCACGCCAGTTAATCGGTTTACCTATGCCGAAGTCTCATTCTTGTGTGTGGTATTGGCAGAGTCGGCAGCAGCGGTATCTAAATTGGCAACGTCTATCGGTGCCCCATCCTCTTGATGCTGATCTGAATCCGGAAGATCTGGATCTGCGCTCTGAATAGGCTTAAGTGTAGGTTCAAGCGTAGCGATCGCGGTATTAGGATTAGTTACCTCTGCATGCCCATTATGATGTGAACCATTGGCTGCGCCTAAGTTATCTTGCAAATGATCTTGTAAGTGATCTTGGTGTTGCTCTCGTTGCCGATCTTGGACTGCTAGGGCTTGATAAAACCGAGAACCAATGCCATCGACATGTAGACCAATGATCGTAGCCAGGGTTTGCTTAAGCTGAGTACGTGGCACCACTGCATCTACAAAACCATGCTCAAGCAAGTATTCAGCGGTCTGGAATTCATCGGGCAACTTCTGGCGGATTGTTTGTTCAATCACCCGCTTGCCCGTAAATCCAATCATGGCTTTTGGTTCTGCCAGGATCAAATCACCTAGCATTGCAAAGCTAGCGGTCACACCGCCGGTGGTCGGGTGAGTCAGGATCGGAATATATAGCAATCTGGCTTGCCGATGGCGATCGAGGGCAGCAGAGGTCTTAGCCATCTGCATCAAGCTCAATATTCCCTCTTGCATTCTGGCACCACCGGACGCACATACCAGAATTAAGGGTAAATGCCTGGCCGTGGCTGTTTCCACCAATCGAGTAATTTTTTCACCCACAGCAGAGCCCATGCTGGCTCCCATAAACCGAAAATCCATCACGCCCAGGGCAATTTCATAGCTAGCGAGTTTTCCAGTACCGGTGACGATCGCATCCACCAGGTCAGTTTTTTTACGATATTCCTTGAGCCGATCGCTGTAGGGCTTGCGATCGACAAAAGTAAGCGGATCGCAAGAATGAATACCAGCATCCAACTCTTGCCAAGTACCGGGCTCAATCAATTGTTCAATCCGATCTGGTGCAGTAACCCTGATGTGGTGATTGCACTGGGGACAAACCATTTGATTTGTGCGTAAATCCTTCACATAGGTCATGGCTGAGCAAGATTCACACTTGTACCACAACCCATCGGGGATATCTCGTTCCCGCGAATTTTGGCCAATGGGGGCTGACTTACGGCGATTGGCAAACCAATCAAATAATGACATGGGCTATTTCTAATCTAGCTTTATAAATTTTTAATTATATATACTTAACAACTTACCTCAATCAGCTCCGCTCGCAAATTCAAATTACTTATCTAAAGCCAAATTCGGACTATTAATAATAGAGATCATATTGTAGCTGAGTTTTCATTGCGGCGGTTTGTAGCTATGATTTGCCAATGATTTGCCAATGATTTACCAATGATTTGAGTGAGGCATAGCTCGATTGCAAAAAAATTAAGCAGAACTTGATCTGGTACAACCCTTTTAAGGCCCAGAGCAATATTATTGATTTGCGTTTGCAAAGGGCAGGAAAATTGTTAGGATTTCGCCATCATAGCCAGTAGCAGTTGGATGCAAGCGCACGGTTAACTTACCACCTAGAGACTGAAATAAAGCTTTGGTGATAGGCAAGCTGAGACTTAGAGTTCCTGTTTCTGGTTGTAGCATCAGCCATTGCCCCACGGATTTAAGCATTGGATATTCATCTTCACCAATGCTACCCAATCGGGATTGAAATTGCAGTTTGAGATGGTCTCCAGCCGTAGCCGCCGTGAGGGCGATCTTACTGCCAGAGGGCAAGCTACGCACCAGCCGATCGATAATTCCAGTTAGTAGCTGAGCCAGCAATTTGCTATTGCTACGAATTGGCGCGATCGATTCAGGAGTAATTATTTCCATACTGAGTTGCCGCCGTTCTGCCTGCATTTGCCAACGTTCTGTGTTTTGGCTCAGGATTTCCAGAATAGAGGTTGATTCCAGGGGGACAGGGGAGGTAGCCAGTTGGGCTGCTTCAAAAATCAGGCCAAAGCGATCGATTTGCTCGGTACATTCAACTACAATCCGCTCAATTCTGGGCTTGACTGCTTTGACAATATCTTTACGCCTTAGTAACGATTGAGCCAGAGTCCGAATTGTGGTTAGTGGCGTTTTGACCTCATGGGTCAGCGATTTAATAATATCGACTTCTTGAATTTCCGGCACCGGGAGTTCACGGCTGATGGGCTGACTCAGCATGATTGTATATAGCCTCGAAACCGTTGCATAAATGGGTTCTTGCAATTTAAATTGGGCAAATTGGCTTTCTAATTCCTGGCGTTGCTCTGGTTGCCGAAGGTGCGCCGTCAAATGGGCGATCGCTTGGCTGATGGGCTGAGGGTGGAGCGAAAAAAGACAACTGTGGTGGCTACCGGAATCGATCAGCAGCATATTAAAAGTTGAGGCGATCGCAATACAAAACCATTCATGATTAGCAG
The sequence above is a segment of the Pseudanabaena sp. PCC 7367 genome. Coding sequences within it:
- a CDS encoding sensor histidine kinase; translation: MSALYELVQNSEFVEEMYQTDAKEFWYRSLTVLQSLFYEACDRPSKPQNLAGLVLTHNPNAIPYSPPASFQTWVFTAKQSSLLNTKSFPTDQIHSITIDAGNPANHEWFCIAIASTFNMLLIDSGSHHSCLFSLHPQPISQAIAHLTAHLRQPEQRQELESQFAQFKLQEPIYATVSRLYTIMLSQPISRELPVPEIQEVDIIKSLTHEVKTPLTTIRTLAQSLLRRKDIVKAVKPRIERIVVECTEQIDRFGLIFEAAQLATSPVPLESTSILEILSQNTERWQMQAERRQLSMEIITPESIAPIRSNSKLLAQLLTGIIDRLVRSLPSGSKIALTAATAGDHLKLQFQSRLGSIGEDEYPMLKSVGQWLMLQPETGTLSLSLPITKALFQSLGGKLTVRLHPTATGYDGEILTIFLPFANANQ